The genomic region CGAACCCCATCCGGCCCAGGCGGTCCACCCAGGGCGAGTTGGCCGCCTGCTGCGCCTGATCCCCCACCGATGCGGACGAGGTCGTGGAGGACGGCACGGTCGGCGAGGTCTGGGCCATGCGGCGAACCTGCCCCGCCAGGGCCGACTCGAAGCGCGCGAGGACGTACCCTTCGCCCCATGCTGGAGAAGCTGAGCCCCCTGCCGCCGGACCCGATCCTCGGGACCACCGTCGCCTGCCGCAACGACCCGAACCCCGACAAGGTGGATCTCGGCGTCGGCGTCTACAAGGACGCGGGCGGGAACACGCCGGTCTTCGAGGCCGTGGTCGAGGCGGAGGCGCGGATCCTCGCCGCGCAGACGACCAAGGCCTACGTGTCGCCGCCCGGTGACAGCCGCTTCATCGAGGGCGTCACGCGGATCCTCTTCGGTGAGGACCACCCGGTGCTGGCCGACGGTCGCGTCGGCGCGGTCCAGGCCCCCGGGGGGTCCGGCGCGCTGCGCGTGCTCGCCGGGGTGCTGCTCCGGGCGCAGGCCGACACCGAGCTGTGGGTCTCGACGCCGACCTGGGGGAACCACATCCCCCTGCTCGGGGCCGCCGGGCTCGACATGCAGCAGTACCCCTACTACGACCGCGGAGCCCACGCGCTCTCGTTCGACGCGATGGTGGAGGCGCTGAAGCAGCGCGGACCCGGGGAGGTGGTGCTGCTGCACGGCTGCTGCCACAACCCGTCGGGCGCGGACCTGACCCGCGAGCAGTGGGACGTCGTCGGGGACCTCGCCGAGGAGCGGGGCTTCACCCCGTTCATCGACTTCGCCTACCACGGCCTGGGGGAGGGCCTCGACGACGACGCCTACGGCGTGCGGATGCTGGCACGCCGGGTCCCGGAGCTGATCGTCGCCTACTCGGCGTCGAAGAACTTCGGGCTCTACCGCGAGCGGACCGGCCTGGCCATCACCGTCGACGCGACGGCCGAGCAGGCCGCGACGGCGACCTCGCAGATGGCCAACATCGCTCGCGAGCTCTACTCGATGCCGCCGGCGCACGGCGCGTCGATCGTCGGGGAGATCCTCGCCGACGTCGAGCTGACCGCGTCGTGGACCGGCGAGGTCACCGCGATGCGCGACCGCCTGAACGGGCTGCGCGCGCTGCTGAGCCGGTCGCTGGCAGAGACCACGGGCACCGACGAGTTCGACTACATCGCCGGCGAGCGCGGGCTGTTCAGCTTCCTCGGACTCAGCCCCGAGCAGGTCCAGCGGCTGCAGTCCGAGCGCAGCGTCTACCTGATCCCCTCGAGCCGGATCAACGTCGCCGGCATCACCGAGGCGAACGTCGGCTACGTGGCCGAGTCCATCGCGTCGGTCCTGTAGGCCGGACCGGGACCGCCGAGGTCAGCCCTCGGCGGTCATCCCCTTGATGCGGGCCGAGAGGTCCTCGAGCCTGCGCACGTCGGCGGACGCGTCGCGCTGCCCGGACGCGGCGGCCAGGTCGGCGGTCGCCGACTCGACCGCCGCCACCGAGACCTCGATCTCGGCGAGCGCCTGGTCACGCCGCTCACCGGCCGGGAGCGCCGCCGCGGCGATCAACCGACGGTCGACTGCGAGGGCGTGCTGCTCGAGCTCGACGCGGAGCTCGAGGGCCGTCACGTCCTCGTCCGCCGACCGGGCCTGGACCTGGAGGGCTTGCATGGCTGCGCCGAGGCGCCGGTGCAGCTTGGCCTCGCGGGAGTGCGCACCGGCCCACTCCGCCGGCGCCTCGCTCGGCTGGCCCGGCACGACCTGGCCCTGGCGCTCGTACCGCTCCTGGCCCTTGCGGGCGAGCGCGACGAGGAACGCCACCAGGGCACCCACCGCGGCGATGCCGACGAGGGCGAGGAGGACGAGCAGGACGCCGCCCACCCCTAGCTGCTCCCGAAGTAGAGGAACGCCGCGATCCCGAGGACGATCAGCGCGACGACCACGGCCGCGGCGATCTTGACCTTCGAGTACGGCCGCTCGCCGTGCACCTCGCCGGTGGTCCCGTTGATCATGACCTGGTAGGTCTGCCCGGCGTAGATCACCGTCAGCAGCCAGATCGGCAGCAGCAGGTGCTTGAAGGTCAGCGCGCTCCAGCGGATGTCCTTGGTGTGGATCCGCTGGTGGTCACCGCCGATGTCACGACGGATGGTGGAGTCGATCGTCCCCTCCATCCGGTCCTTCGCGGTGTCGAAGCACTCCTCGAGGGAGTTGTCGTAGGTGCGGCTGAGGTGGCCGGCCAGGAACTCCGGGCTGAACGGCTGGACCTGGTGGAGCGGCCAGGGCTCCAGCGACTGGACGTGCTTCGGGTTCAGCCCCTCGTTGGCGGCCACGGCGACGTCGTCGAAGCTGTTGTGCACCGTCCCGCTGACGTGCCGCCAGTCGGTGACGGTGACCGTCTCCCGGTCCTCGCCGCTGCCGCGCGTCTCGGTGCGGTCGTCACCGCGCTGTCCGGTGTAGCGGGTCGTCGTCTCCGCGTCGTAGGTGAAGTAGGCGCTGTAGACGCTCGAGAACGAGCCGGCGCGGCTGTAGTCCTTGAACTCGCTCGGCGCGAACCAGCGGCTCGAGACCCACTTGCCCAGAGCCTCCTCGGCGGCCTTCCGGTCGATCGTGAACGGCAGGACCCCGTCGACGGGCAGCCGATCGGGCGCGTCGTGGACGTCGTCGCGCTGGATCGGGGTGGCGCAGTAGGGGCAGCGCTGGGCGGTCCAGGTGCCGGTGAAGGTCGTGTGCCCGCCGCAGCTCTGGCAGACGATCTCCTTCTCGCCGCTGACGACCTCCACCTCGGCCGTCCGGTCCCGCAGGCCCCGGAGCGCGCTGGTCAGGTCCTGCTCCTCCACGGTGCCCGACACCTCGGCGAGGTCCTGGGCGGTCCCGCAGCTCGGGCACTGCAGCCGCTGGGTGCCGATGTGGAACTCGAGGTTGGCGCCGCACGTGCCGCAGGGGTACGTGCGGGTCGCCTCGGTCTGGTGGATGACGGCATGCCCCTCGGGGCCGCCGACGGCGGGGGGCGGCGGTGGTGCGCCGGTCACCCCGGTCGGGGGCAGGGGTGGGGGGCCGCCGCGCTGGTCGTCCGACACGGCCTACTCCGGCGCGGGACCGGCGGGCGGTGCGGGCGGCGCGGGGGGCGGGCCGTCGGCGCCGGGCAGCGGCGGCGGGGCGGCGAACAGGCTGGACAGCGCCGGGACCTGGCCCGCCGGCGTCCAGCCCGCCATGCCGGTGCTCCACACCAGCGTCTCCGCGGTCACCTGGCCGCCAGCGACCGCCTGCTGCAGCTGCGCGGGCGTGTACGGCCCGGCCTGCTGGCCGTTGACGGCGACGTGGAAGGCCTGCGCGCCCGGGAGCGGCGGCGGCGCCGACGGGGCACCCGCCTGGGCCGCGCCGGCGAACTGGCCGCTCATCTGGTTGGCCATCGCGAGGCCGAGCCCGAGGCCGAGCGCATCACCGGCGGCGCCACCGCCGGGGTTGGACGCCGCCGCGAGCAGCGCGTCGGACTGGCGGACCTGCTGGAAGCGGTCCATGTCGCCGACGTTGCGGGCGTACCCGCCCTCCTCGACGCCGCGGGCGACGCCGCGGGTCATCGCCTGGGTGATCTCGTCCGGCAGGCTGATCCGCATGGTGATGTCCGGGATGGACAGGCCGAACTCGTCGTCGACCTTCTCCTGGACGTGCTCGCGGAGCTTGCCGGCCAGCTCGACCTGCTTGCCCTGCAGGTCGATGGCGCCCACGCCGGTGTCGAGGACCATCTCGCTGAACGCGGTGGTGATGACCTGGCGGAGGAGCTCCGAGATCTCGTCGGCCTCCACCTCGGAATCGGTGCCGATCACCTCGCGGAGGAAGATGTCGACGTCTTCGATCTTCACCATGCACAGCCCGTTGGCGCGGACCTGCACCATCCCGAAGTCGGGGTCGCGGATCGTGATCGGCGACGCGGTGCCCCACCGCAGGTCGGTGATCGGCCGGGTGTTGATGAAGTAGACCTCGGACCGGAACGGGCTGTTGAAGCCGTGCTCCCAGCCCTGCAGGGTCGAGAGGATCGGCAGGTTCTCGGTCTTCAGCTCGTAGTGGCCCGGCATGAACGAGTCCGCCAGCTGGCCCCGGTAGACGAAGACGGCGCGCTGGCCCTCGCGGACGATCAGCTGCGCGCCGTTCTTGATCTCGTTGTTGTAGCGCGGGAAGCGCCACGCCAACGTCGAGCGGGAGTCGTCGACCCACTCGATGATGTCGACGAGCTCGCCCTTGAGCTTGGCCATCAGGCCCATCTTCGGTCCCCTCTGTGCGGAGTCGGTGGAGTGGACCGATTCTCGCACACCGACTCTCCGCCCGCGGCGGTGTCACAGGGCTGCAAGACGCCCGGGGCTACTCGCCGAGCTCGTCGACCAGCTCGTCGGGCTCGATCAGGCCGGCGGCGGCCGCCAGCGCGCCGGACAGGGTGACCGACTTGTCGTAGACCGCGGTGAAGTAGTGCTCGGCGATCGTCTCGTGGCCCGGCAGCGGCGGGGGGCCGAGGGAGTGGGGGACCACGGCGGGCTCGGTGCTGATCCGCACGTCCCGGCGCTGCTCGGGCAGCTTCGCCGGATCACCCCAGAACCCGACCTGGGGCTTCTTCTTGCCCTTCCGGCGGTTCGACCCGCCGCCGCCCTTGTTCCGGCGTCGTCGTGCGGCGCTCACAGGTGCACCCTCATGCGTCGACCATCTCCTCGGCATCGGTGACGTCGGAATCGTCGTCGTCGGTCAGCAGCAGCTCGGGGTCGATGCCGAGCGCGCGCTGCAGCTGGTCGGAGTCGAGGTCGCCGACGGAGGAGGACTTCGGCAGGGCCATGTCGGCGATCTGGCGCTTGCCCTCGACGACCTCCTCGACCCGCTCGTCGACGGTGCCAGGGCACACCAGCCGGTGGGCGACCACCGTGCGGGTCTGGCCGATGCGCCACGCGCGGTCGCGGGCCTGGTCCTCGACCGCCGGGTTCCACCAGCGGTCGTACAGCACGACGTGGCTCGCCGCGGTCAGGTTCAGACCGGTGCCGCCGGCCTTCAGGCTGAGGACCAGGGCGCCCTTCCCGGTGCCCCTCTGGAACTCCTCGATGATCCGGTCGCGGGCGCCGCGGGCGAGGCCGCCGTGGTAGCAGTCGATGCGCACCCCGGTGCGGTCGGTCAGGTAGCGGGCGAGCTTCTCGCCCCAGGACGCGAAGTGGGTGAAGATCAGCACCCGCTCGCCGGCCTCGAAGACGTTGTCGACGATCTCGTTGAGCCGGGTCAGCTTGCCCGAGCGGCCCTCGAGCGGCCGGTCGTCGTCGTCGAGGTACGCCGCCGGGTGGTTGCAGATCTGCTTGAGCGCGGTGATGGCCGCGAGGACCGCGCCCTTCTTCTTCGGGCTGTCGTCGTCGGCGGTCTCCTGCATCAGCCCGTCGAGCACGGCCTGGTACAGGCCGATCTGCTCGGGGGTCATCGCGCAGTGGTCGAGGGTGTCGATCCGGTCGGGCAGCTCCTCGGCGATGGCCGGCTCGGCCTTGGTCCGGCGGTACACCAGCACGCCGTTGAGGGTGCGCAGCGCCTCCTCCGCCGTCGAGCGCCCCTCGGCGGTGCGGGACAGCTGGGCCACGAACGACGCGCGGTCGCCGACCAGCCCGGGGTTGGTGAAGTCGAGCAGCGCCCACAGGTCCCCGAGGCCGTTCTCGATCGGGGTGCCGGTCAGGATGATCCGGCTGTGGGCCTCGAGCCGCCGCAGCTGCTGCGCGGTCTCGGAGGTCGGGTTCTTGATGGCCTGGCCCTCGTCGAGGACGATCTTGCCCCAGCTGATCTGCTCGAGGGCGTCCACGTCGCGCATCCCCGTCCCGTAGGTCGTCAGGATCACGTCGACGTCCTCGACCTGGCGGATCAGCTCGCGCGGACCGGGGCGGTTCTGGCCGTGGTGGATCCGCACCTTCAGGCCGGGGGTGAACTTCCGCGCCTCGTGCGCCCAGTTGCCGAGCACCGCCGGCGGGGCGATGACCAGCGAGGGACGGCCCGCGTCGGCGGTGGGGGCGTCCTCGCCGCGGGAGGTCGCGAGATGCGCGAGGAGCGTGGGCGTCTTCCCCAACCCCATGTCCAGGGCGAGGATGCCGCCCAGGCCGGCTTCGTCGAGGAAGCGCAGCCAGGCGAGCGCGTCGGCCTGGTAGCTGCGGAGCTCGCCGTTGAACCCCGGCGGGCTGACCGGCGGGTGCTCGGGGATCCCCCGCGCGCTGCGGAGGAGGTCGACGGCCCACGCCTCACCCTCCACCGCGATGCCGCCGTGCAGCGGCGAGCCCTCGAGGCCCATCGCGTGGCGCAGCATCTCCGCACCCGACATCTGGGTCTTCTCCGCGCGCTGGGCCAACGCGTCGGCGGCGGCCTGCAGGTCGGCCTTGTCGAGCTCGACCCACCGGCCGTGGGCCTTGACCAGGGGACGGGCCTCGCTCGAGAGGTCCATGATCTCCTTGGCCGTCAGCTCCACGTCGCCGAACACCGCCGACCAGCGGACGTAGGTCAGCTGCTGGGCGCCGACGACGCTCTCCTGGCTGTCGGTCGACGTCAGCTTCAGGCCCGGCCGCGGCTTCTTCCGGCTGAGGGGCGGGACCTGGACGTCGAAGCCGGCGGCGGCGAGCACCGGGCCGACCTCGGTCATCAGCTCCCACGCCTCCTCCTGGCTGAGGATCACCTCGCCTCGGCGTTCGGCCTTGCCGCGCAGGAGGGGCTCGTAGATCCCCTCCAGGCGGTCCAGCTCGGCCTTGATCTGCTCACGGCGGTTCTGCGACGCGTTGGACATCGCGGCGTCGACCGGCTCGAGCTTCCGGTTGCCACCCGGCACGCTCGTCCGCAGGTACCAGGCGTCCCCCTCGTCGGGCGGGTCGAGCTGCAGGGTGAGGGTGATGGTCGCCGTGCCGGTGATGTGCTTCGCCCACGTCTGCAGGCCCTTGGCGAGCTCGTTGCCCCGCTGGGTCGGCGCGTCGAAGATCCGGCCGTTCATCAGCGCGAGGATCGTCTCGGCGACCTCGGTGGCCGACCGGGGGCGCGGCGGCGGAGCGGGCACCTCGACCCGGGCCGCGGCGTCGGTGCAGATCGCGTCGACGACCCCGGCCACGACGTGCTCGGTGAAGGCCCGGCGGTCGTTGGACCGGCTCAGGGCCATGACCGCACCCGGCATGACGCGGGAGAGGTCGGTGAACTCGTCGTGGTCGATCAGCGCGGGGATCCAGTGGACCTGGTAGTCGCTCCGACCTGACTGGCCCTTCTGCTTGCCCGAGGTGCGGCGGACCTGGGGCACCATCCGCCCCTGGGCGACCAGCCGGACCGCGAGGGCGGAGGCCAGCGCCATCCAGGCGGCGGAGGTGCCGACGGCCCCGAGGTCGCGGTCGTCGGTGCCGGCGGGCGCGGTGGCGTCGGGTCGTGTCGCGTCGGGTCGTGTCGCGTCAGGCCGGAGGGACACCAGCCACCCGAGGGTCGACTTGATCGGTGCGGCGAGGGCCGGTGCGTGTGTGCCGTCGGGCAGGGGGACCCCGGCGTGGGGCTCCCACGGGATCGAGGCGGCCCCGAGGACCTCCAGCCGCGCGCGGAGCTCGTCGGCCTCGGCGGTCGCCGCGCCGTTCCCCGCCGCCCAGACGACCAGCTGGTCCTCGTCCCAGCTGAGCTGGAGGGCGGTGTCGCCGACGGGCTCGTCGTCGGTGTCGTCCTGGTCGTCGTCGGCGGCCTCGGCCTGGCGGTCAGCGCTCGCACCGGGAGGCGGGGGCGGCGGCTCGTCGGCCAGCTCGGCCAGGGCGGCGGCGACCTGCGAGCGGTGGGACTCGAAGTCCTCGAGCACCAGGGGGCGCTCCGGGCCGTGGACGGTCGAGCGGACGTGCTCGAGCGCCTGGTCGGCCTTCTTCAGGAGGTAGCGCAGTGCGCTGATCCACTCCTGGGTGTGGGACTCGAGCACCGCGAGGTCGTCGTCGGTCGCGAGACCGTCGATGTGCTTCAGTGCCAGCCGCTGGTAGTCCGAGCGCACCAGGGCGCTGCCGGGCTGGGTGATCGTGGTGGTGATCGTGGCTTCCTTCAGCTCCGCCATCTGCAGAGGGACACGCCTCGACCCACAGCCGCAGCTCCGGCCGTGGCACAGCCGACGCCCGGACCCCCGGACGACGGCTGTCGTGATCGCAACCGGACCCGCTGTCCGCAGGTCGACGATCGCGAGGCGTCGGACCCAGCCTACAACCCGTGCGGCGATCGTCCCAGGTGGGGCTGCGGTCGGTGCCGCGTGCAGCGGGATGGATTCGACATCCAGGGGGAGGGTGGGCGCACGCCGTGGGATGGATTCGACACCCAGGGGAGGGTGGAGGGCACGCTCGGGGCCCACATGAGTCCCAGCAGCCACTCCAGGTCACGTGAGCCCCAGCGGACCCGTCCGGGGGTGTCGATTCCATCCACGAACCGGCACCGACGATGTCGATTCCATCCGGGTGGGAGGGCATCCGGTATGGACGTCCGGGTGTGCGGACATGACGCCGCGCCCACGTGGTCGACTGCTCCACGTGGACGCGACGCCCCCCGTTGGCTGGGCGGTCCCGGTTCCCGTCAGTCCGGGCGCTGGAAGTGGGTCGGTGCGGCGGCGGGCGGGGTGTCGGCCGGCTCGAGCGGGTCGGCCGGCCCGTCGCCGACGCCGTCGTGGAGCCGCAGCAGGAAGAGGCCCTCGCCGATGCCGGACACCGCGACGGTCCCCGACTCGAAGTACGGGTAGTTCGACCAGGTGCCGTTGAACGTGGCCTCGTCGTCGGCGGGGTAGGTGTCGAAGTACGCGACCTCGTCCCAGCGCGGGCCGTCGGGATCGTCCAGGGCATCGAGGTCGATCACCCGCAGGCCGGAGGTGTAGTTCGACTGGTAGGCCAGCCCGTCGCGGGTGTAGTTGTTGTGGTCGATCGACGCCGTCGCGGGGTTGCCGTCGGTCCCGTCGCGCATCGCGATGAGGTGCTCGACCGGCGCGTCGAGGTCGGTGACGTCCCACACCATCGTGCGGGTGTGGGTGACCTCGGCGGACTGCTGCTCGTCGAGCTCGTCGTTGAACAGCAGGTACCGGCCGTCCTCGCTCAGCCAGCCCTGGTGGGTGTAGGCGGTGGCCGGGTACTCGATCCGGCTGATCTCGCCCGCCGAGGCGGGGTCGGTCACGTCGACGATCGAGACGTGGTCCTCCGCGAAGGCGATGCACAGGTCGCGGCCGGCGTGGTCGGCGTCCGGCCCCTCGTAGGTCAGGCACTGGGCGTCGTGGACGTAGGACGACCCGGCGTAGCAGCCGGCCGGGAGCGGCAGGAGCGGGTTCGACATGTCGATCATGGCCAGGCCGCTGTCGCACTGGTCCGCCGGCAGCCCCTGGGTGATCAGCCCGCCGCCGACGACGTAGGCCATCTCCGCGTCCGGGTTGACGACGATGTTGTGCTGCGACCCGCTCAGCGGGTACACCGAGTCGGGCAGGATCGGCAGCTGGGGGCTCGACCCGTCCATGCCGTCGAGTCGCCGCAGGTCGACCACCTGCACGCCGTGGACGGCGGACTCCGAGGCGATCACGGCGTGGTCGGCGACGACCTTAATGTCGTGCCAGATCAGCTGCACCGGCGACAGGTTCGGGACCGACCCCAGGTAGACCGGCGCGGTGGGGTCGCTGACGTCGACGGCGGCCACGCCGTTGGTGTGGCCCAGCAGGACGTACTCCGCACCCGTGTCGGGCGACGTCCACCCCCAGATGTCGCTGGCCCCGCCGCCGGACAGGACGTCGGTGTTCACGAACCCGAGGTCGGCCAGCGGCGTGAAGCTGAGCAGGTCCACCCCGTCGCAGGGGAACGCTCCCGCCATCCCGTCGGTGCAGGGGATCGCGCCCGTCGCCTGCTCGGGGATCGCCCCGGGCGCGTTGCGGGCGAGGTCGGCGACCTTCAGGTCGTGGACCCGTTGGTGGGCGCGCTCGGTGGGCGTCGTGATGACCGCGACGTCCGCCGCCGCCAGGCCGACCGCAGCGGCGAGGAGCAGCAGGAGCGCGTAGAACCGGTTTCCCATGACCATCACCCAACCCCAACGACGCCGGCGCCCGGTCGTGACGGTCGCGATCGCGATCGCCGCGGTCGCCCTGGTCGTCTGCGCCGTCGTGGTCGTCGACGCGATCGCCGGCGCCCGTGCCGAGGACGCCGTCGAGGCCCAGGTCGAACCCGAGGTCGGGGTCGACGTCCGGGCCCGCATCGGCGGGCCCTTCGGGGGGCTGCGGGCCATCACCGGTCGGATCCCCGTGCTCGAGCTGACCGCCGCCGCCGTCCCCGTGCCCGATCAGGACCTGGTGATCACCGACCTGCTGGTCGAGGTCCGCGACCTGGTGGTCGAGGGCGACGCCCCGGTGGCGGGTGAGGGGACGTTCCGCGCCGCGCTCGACGTCACGCAGGTCCGGGCGGCCGCCCCGCCGGAGCTGGCCGACCTGATCGACCTGTCCGACGACGCGTTGGTGGTCGACCTCGGCCTGGCGGCGGTCCCCCTCGACGTGGTCGTGGTGCCCCTCGCCGGGGGTGACGCGTCCCTGCGGCTCGAGCCGCCCGGTGACATCGCGCTGCTCGACGAGGTGGTCGGCGGGGTCACCGAGGTGCCCCTCGAGGTGCCTGACGGGGTCGTCGTCGCCGCCGCGGCGGTGGTCGGAGCTCGCCTGGTGCTGACCGGGACCCTCGACCCGGTGGTGGTCGCCGCCGGCTGAGCGGTCGGGTCGTCGCGAGCCTCAGCGCAGGTCCAGCGCCAGCTCCTGCTCGGTGATGTGCGCCCGCGGGGCCGGGAACCGGCTGGTCCGGCCCGTCGGCGTGAACCCGGCGCGGCGGTAGAACGCGATCGCCCGCGGGTTCTGGTCGCTGACCTCGAGCACCAGCCGGCCGTAGCCCACCCCCCGCGCGGCGCGGGTGCACGCGTCGAGCAGCTCGTCGGCGGCGCCCCGGCCGCGGACGTCGGGGTCGACCCAGACCGCGACCAGCAGCCCGTCGGACGGGTCGGCGTGGTGCGGGATCACGGTCATCATCCCCCGCGGCCGGTCGTCGTCGTCGAGCCACAGGGACGTCGCGGCGTCGGCGTCCGCTGCACGGCCACGCCAGAACGCCTCCGGCTGCGCGACCTCGGCCTGGTGTGTGCTGAAGAACGCGTCGGGCGAGTCGACCAGGGCAGCCAGCCGGACCTCCCGCGCCGCGGCCCAGTCCTCGGGGCCCACCCGCAGGACGCGGCTCACGACGTGTCGGTCACAAGCTCGTGGACCCACCCGAGCTTCGCGATCACCGCGGGTGCCAGCACGAACGGGTACAGCGGCGGCCGACCCATCGACCGGTTCACCGCGTTCAGGGCGTAGGTGAGGGGCAGCCACCGCTCGACGAGGTCCTCGATCGCCATGCGGTCCACGGCCGCCCGGCTGGTCGGGACGTCGCCGGCGGGCTGGAGCGCCTCGTGCGCCCCGTCCACGGACAGGCCGAAGGAGCCGGCGGTCTCGAGCGTGTCACGGATGTGCAGGTAGTGGGCGAGGGTCTCGGCGAAGTCCTCCCACGGATGCGCGGTCGCGTAGACGCTGACGTACCCGTCCTGCCAGCCCTCGGGGTCCGGGGAGCCGTAGTGGGCCTCGAGCGCCTCGGCGTAGTCGGTGGTCTCGTCGCCGAAGACCTCCCGGAAGCCGGCCAGGTGGTCGGTGCCGTCGACGAGGGTCATCCACAGGTAGTGGCCGATCTCGTGGCGGAAGTGGCCGAGCATCGTCCGGTAGGGCTCGCCCATCCGCTCGCGCATGCGGGTGCGGACGACGTCGTCGGCCTCGCGCACGTCGATCGTGATCACCCCGTCGGCGTGCCCGGTGATGACCGGTTCGACGTCGCCGGACTTGAGGTCGAACGTCGCCCCCTCGATGTCGAGCCCCAACCCCAGCGCCTGCCACAGCAGCATCCGCTTGGCCTGCTCCGCCTCCGCCCACGCGAGGGTCATGGCCGCGTCGCCCGCCGGGGGCCGGGTCCTCGTCAGCCGGCACGAGCGGCACAGCTCCTCGTCGGCCTCGGCGACCAGCCAGCTGCAACCGATCTCGTCGTGGTTGGCGCAGCGCCGGTCGCGGCTGCCGACGGCCGACACCTCACGGGACTCCGGCCGGAACCCGAGATCGGTGTCACAGGCCGTGCAGGCCGTGTCGTCGAAGAACACCATCTGGCCGCACGTCGGGCAGGTGTAGGGGCGCATCGGGTCTTCATACCCCGCGCGCGGCGCGACACGCCACGCGATCGGCGGACGATCTGACACCAACACATGAACATGTCATCATGCGTTCGGAATGTCTGCCCTGCCCGAGGAACCCACCGCTGCGACCTCCCGCGTCGACGACGTGCGGTCGCGCATGCTCAGCGACGCCGAGGCCCACGAGGTCGCGGACCTGTTCGCCCTGCTCGCCGACCCGACCCGCACGCTGATCCTGTACGCGCTGCTCGAGGCGGGGGAGCTGCGGGTCAGCGAGATCGCCGAGGCGGTCGACGCCGGTCAGTCCACGGTGTCCCACGCGCTCCGGCTGCTGCGCACCGCCGGCGTGGTGCGCCAGCGCCGGGAGGGTCGGCACATGGCGTACCGGCTCGACGACGCCCACGTGCGCCTGCTGCTCGACCTGTCCCTCGAGCACCTCCGCGAGGACGGGGGACACCGCCGTGGGTGAGGGCTCGCACGCGGGGCACGACCACGGCTCCGCCGCCGGGGCGGCCCGCGGCGGCGCCGCGTACACCCGGCGGCTGCTGATCGCCTTCGGGCTG from Euzebya sp. harbors:
- a CDS encoding ArsR/SmtB family transcription factor, which codes for MSALPEEPTAATSRVDDVRSRMLSDAEAHEVADLFALLADPTRTLILYALLEAGELRVSEIAEAVDAGQSTVSHALRLLRTAGVVRQRREGRHMAYRLDDAHVRLLLDLSLEHLREDGGHRRG